The following proteins come from a genomic window of Elusimicrobiota bacterium:
- a CDS encoding peptidylprolyl isomerase — protein sequence MNLSQKTAVALTAAAIAAAAGAADAWKNTPGVYAVFETDLGRIVCRLHPEKSPNTVANFVGLAEGTKEFTDPQTGAAAKRRYFDGLIFHRVIPDFMIQGGDPLGTGYGGPGYKFDDERPTGVNFEKPGVLAMANSGPNTNGSQFFITVAPTPDLPRYGHYVIFGQVVEGQSVADAISKVKRNANDRPLTPVVMKKVLIERVAGKK from the coding sequence ATGAATCTGAGTCAAAAAACCGCCGTGGCATTGACCGCCGCCGCGATCGCGGCCGCCGCCGGCGCCGCCGACGCCTGGAAAAACACCCCCGGGGTCTACGCCGTTTTTGAAACCGATTTGGGACGGATTGTCTGCCGTCTTCATCCCGAAAAATCCCCCAACACCGTGGCCAATTTTGTGGGTTTGGCCGAGGGGACCAAGGAATTCACCGACCCCCAGACCGGCGCCGCCGCGAAACGACGCTACTTCGACGGACTGATTTTTCATCGGGTGATCCCGGATTTCATGATCCAAGGCGGGGACCCCCTGGGCACGGGCTACGGCGGGCCGGGCTACAAATTCGACGACGAACGTCCGACGGGCGTCAATTTTGAGAAACCCGGCGTCCTGGCCATGGCCAACTCCGGACCGAACACGAACGGGTCTCAGTTCTTCATCACCGTCGCCCCCACGCCGGACCTGCCCCGTTACGGCCATTACGTGATTTTCGGCCAAGTGGTTGAAGGCCAGTCCGTGGCGGACGCGATCTCCAAGGTCAAGCGGAACGCCAACGACCGACCTTTGACACCCGTGGTTATGAAAAAAGTTTTGATTGAGCGGGTGGCCGGGAAAAAATAG